In the Setaria italica strain Yugu1 chromosome VI, Setaria_italica_v2.0, whole genome shotgun sequence genome, one interval contains:
- the LOC101770748 gene encoding uncharacterized protein LOC101770748, translated as MVMMMGQLGRLVDGIKSRLRAGGGGGKRGGGSGRKASAAAGYDKVEKTESMRVEIRSRQARKLIAKNLDAADSIGRAGRANKRFFLAF; from the coding sequence atggtgatgatgatggggCAGCTGGGGCGGCTGGTGGACGGCATCAAGTCGAGGCtgcgtgccggcggcggcggcgggaagaggggcggcggctcggggaggaaggcgtcggcggcggcgggctacGACAAGGTGGAGAAGACGGAGAGCATGCGGGTGGAGATCCGGAGCCGCCAGGCGCGCAAGCTCATCGCCAAGAACCTCGACGCCGCCGACTCCatcggccgcgccggccgggccAACAAGCGCTTCTTCCTCGCCTTCTGA